One Magnetospirillum sp. WYHS-4 genomic region harbors:
- a CDS encoding NTP transferase domain-containing protein: protein MNGLVGLIPAAGRGTRMGSPFEGLPKPLVEIEGRPLLAHALETLVGLGVAEIVVVTGHEARLVERALAAMACAVPVRTVRQSPLLGLAHAIAVARPLISGPLVVHCPDSLYRDLSDLRQARDRFLARSPRALQCVTVAPTGRSHRSAYDAFDGVLLETNLFSVGAGGRPGPLPLWSSGVIFLSPEALCGLPDFEGLSDEQPFTRYVSSLRDAGPFLAHLLGSGRDDFTSSEDVDAYRRHGESWGAAGGGTGVSIVLVGGDGRFLLHKRDDKPGIRYPGHWALFGGSAEPGETPAEAIRREVREEIGYDLDCFGALRRFVHEGKREWAFVGRVTAGLERLTLQEGAGMAFFRPQEIPDLRIRPDDRETLLGYLGSGPDG, encoded by the coding sequence ATGAACGGTCTCGTGGGCCTGATCCCAGCGGCGGGGCGGGGAACCCGGATGGGATCGCCATTCGAGGGGTTGCCCAAGCCTCTGGTCGAGATCGAGGGACGGCCGTTGCTGGCCCATGCCCTCGAAACCTTGGTTGGCCTGGGGGTGGCGGAAATCGTGGTCGTGACCGGACACGAGGCGCGGCTGGTCGAACGAGCACTCGCGGCGATGGCCTGCGCCGTTCCCGTCCGGACGGTCCGCCAAAGCCCGCTTCTGGGGTTGGCCCATGCCATCGCCGTGGCGCGTCCCCTGATCTCCGGGCCGCTGGTCGTCCATTGTCCCGACTCCCTTTATCGCGACCTCTCGGACTTGCGCCAAGCCCGCGATCGCTTCCTCGCCCGATCCCCGCGCGCGTTGCAGTGCGTGACCGTCGCGCCGACCGGCCGCTCCCACCGGAGCGCCTACGACGCCTTCGACGGCGTTCTTCTGGAAACGAACCTTTTCTCGGTCGGGGCCGGGGGGCGTCCCGGCCCCTTGCCGCTCTGGTCCTCCGGGGTGATCTTCCTGTCTCCGGAAGCCCTGTGCGGCCTGCCTGATTTCGAGGGACTGTCGGACGAACAACCTTTTACCCGCTATGTATCGAGCCTCCGCGACGCCGGGCCCTTTCTCGCCCATCTTCTCGGGAGCGGCCGGGACGACTTCACTTCGTCGGAAGACGTCGACGCCTACCGGCGCCATGGGGAGTCATGGGGGGCCGCCGGGGGAGGAACGGGGGTCAGCATCGTTCTCGTGGGCGGCGATGGGCGCTTCCTGCTGCACAAGCGGGACGACAAGCCCGGCATCCGCTATCCGGGACATTGGGCCCTGTTCGGCGGCAGCGCGGAACCCGGCGAAACGCCGGCCGAAGCGATTCGCCGCGAGGTACGGGAAGAGATCGGCTACGATCTGGACTGTTTTGGCGCCTTGCGCCGGTTCGTGCATGAGGGCAAGCGGGAATGGGCCTTCGTCGGCCGCGTAACGGCGGGGCTGGAGCGGCTTACTCTCCAGGAAGGAGCCGGGATGGCCTTTTTCCGGCCGCAGGAGATTCCGGACCTGCGAATCCGACCGGATGATCGCGAAACGCTTCTGGGGTACCTGGGGAGCGGACCGGATGGGTGA
- a CDS encoding Gfo/Idh/MocA family oxidoreductase yields MSTTLGFALVGCGRIAAKHADILSAHKIKNARLAAVCDIVPERARAMEKKHGVPSYTDMHDMMRREGGNVDVISILTPSGHHAAHTLELAPYGKHIVVEKPMALALDDADAMIRACDHAGIKLFVVKQNRHNLPVVKLREAMDAGRFGRIVMGTVRVRWCRTQAYYDMDSWRGTWGEDGGVFANQASHHVDLLQWFLGEPESVFAMSRRALVDIEAEDTGVALIRFRSGALGVIEATTATRPKDLEGSLSILGERGTVEIGGFAVNEMKTWNFSDPVPEDVDILARFRENPPDVYGFGHVAFLNSVVKSVGKRAVSLVGGLEGRKSLELIQAIYESIATGQEIALRFRPRRNRLGVH; encoded by the coding sequence ATGTCAACGACCCTCGGCTTCGCCCTCGTCGGCTGCGGGCGGATCGCCGCCAAGCATGCCGACATCCTCTCCGCCCACAAGATCAAGAACGCCCGGTTGGCCGCCGTCTGCGACATCGTGCCCGAACGGGCCCGCGCCATGGAAAAGAAGCATGGCGTTCCCTCCTATACCGACATGCACGACATGATGCGCCGCGAGGGCGGCAACGTCGACGTGATCTCCATCCTGACGCCCAGCGGCCACCACGCCGCCCATACCCTGGAACTGGCGCCCTACGGCAAGCACATCGTGGTCGAAAAGCCGATGGCCCTGGCCCTGGACGATGCCGACGCCATGATCCGGGCCTGCGACCACGCGGGAATCAAGCTGTTCGTCGTCAAGCAGAACCGCCACAACCTGCCGGTCGTGAAGCTCCGCGAGGCCATGGACGCCGGACGCTTCGGCCGGATCGTCATGGGAACCGTGCGGGTGCGCTGGTGCCGGACCCAGGCCTATTACGACATGGATTCATGGCGCGGAACCTGGGGCGAGGACGGTGGCGTGTTCGCCAACCAGGCCAGCCATCACGTGGACCTCCTGCAGTGGTTCCTGGGGGAACCGGAAAGCGTCTTCGCCATGTCGCGCCGTGCGCTGGTGGATATCGAGGCCGAGGACACGGGCGTGGCGCTGATCCGCTTCCGCAGCGGCGCCCTGGGAGTCATCGAAGCCACGACGGCGACGCGCCCCAAAGACCTGGAAGGTTCCCTCAGCATCCTGGGAGAACGCGGCACCGTGGAGATCGGCGGGTTTGCGGTCAACGAGATGAAAACCTGGAACTTCTCCGATCCCGTTCCCGAGGACGTCGACATCCTGGCCCGGTTCCGCGAAAATCCCCCCGACGTCTACGGCTTCGGGCATGTCGCTTTTCTCAACTCGGTGGTGAAGAGCGTGGGCAAGCGGGCGGTGTCGCTGGTCGGCGGGCTGGAAGGGCGCAAGTCTCTGGAACTGATCCAGGCCATCTACGAATCCATCGCCACCGGCCAGGAGATCGCGTTGCGCTTCAGGCCCCGGCGGAACCGGCTGGGAGTGCACTGA